Genomic DNA from Desulfurivibrio alkaliphilus AHT 2:
AGCCTGGCCAGCAAATTGAGGAAATGGGGGTCGGTTGAGTCGCTGAGAAGCTGGCTCAACAGAATATCGCCGGTGGGGGTCAAGACAAAGACCGAGCCGCTGTCGCGGAAGCGGTAGGCGCTGAATTCCGCCAGGGCCATCTCCTTGATCTCCTTCCGGTGGACCAGGCTGTCTTCCAGGCCGACCCGATACAGGGTTTCATAGCGCCGCTCCACCGGTTCCAGCAGGGCCAGCAGTTTGCTGTGCAACAACTCCCCGCCCATTTCCTTGATGTTGCGGTCCATCAGGTGGCTGCCGGCCAGCAGCAGGGGCAGCGAGAGGGTAGCGATCAGCAGCAGCATGGCCCCCAGAAAAAAGGTACGAATAGAAAAACCTGCTGCAGGCCGGTTTGTTTGCTGTTCATTCGTCATTATCTGACCACCATGTCCACGGCTTCAAGGGCGGCAAAGGGAATACTGATTGCCAGCTTTTCGGCGTTGCGAAAATCGATGAAGGCCATCTGGCGGGCCGGTCGGGGGATGACCGCCGTGATGTCGGTCTGGCCATCGAACAAATCGGCGCTGATTTCCGCCGCTTGCCGGCCGGTGTAGCTGAAGGGGTTGAACAGCCCCGCCAGGGTGTTGTCGATGGCGGTGAAATCGGAGATATCTTCAACCTCAATGTCCGGGGTGAAGGCGGTGATTACCGGCAGTTCACTGGCGGCCAGCCGCCGGCGATGGGGCAGGTAACCGACAATGCCGCCGTAGGCGCCGATGGTGCCCTGCTGCAGGGTGTTCATTACCGGCTCCAGTCCTTGGGCCAGGTCCAGGTAGTGAATGTTGATCCCGTAACGGGCCTCGGCAGGGAGTTGACGGTAGGCTTGAAAAAAAGATTTATCGGCCGGTATGCGCGAGTCGTAAACAAAGGCGTAGTCGGTTAGTTCCGGCATCAGCAGGCGAGCCAGGCGCAGGATTTTTTCCGGCGGGTACATCAGGTAAAGCCCGGAGAGGTTGGTGTTGGGTGGTTCATGCAGCGAAGGGAGCATGTGGAGGGCGACACTGTCCAGCACCGGCACAAAAAGCTGGGGCACCTCGCTATGCTGCAAAATGTTGCGGGCGGCCATGGAGACCCAGCCGCTGGTGATGAAAAGATCGGCCTGCTCCCGGTATTGCTCAACGGCGGCGATGACCTCGGGAATTGAATTCTGCTCGGCGGTGGTGGTGAGAATGTCGATATAAATCACTTCCCGGCCGGACCGGTAACCCCTTTGGGCCATGGTTTCCTGGTAAGCCTCCACCAGCGGGGTGAAGTGGTTCGGCTCGATGGGGTAGCGAATGATCACTACTTTTTTGGGCTCCGTGGCGGCTGCCACGGTGGAGGGTAAAAGCAACGCCAGGGCAAAAAGGGCCAAAACCGCCAGCCGTAGTACAGGGCGGGGAGGGTGGGTGGAGCTTGAGCCGTGTTTCCGGACGGCTGGCATGCGTCACTCCCGGTAGGGATTGCTGGGTTGGTTAGTTGCCGATGGGGCGACGATTTTGAGACGTCCTCATCGGCCCGCCAAACCCTGTTTTTTTTTAATCTGCCACCGAGTATAGCCGAAGTAACGAAGGTCGTGAAGGGTAAAAAAACGCCCTGACAGGC
This window encodes:
- a CDS encoding ABC transporter substrate-binding protein — encoded protein: MPAVRKHGSSSTHPPRPVLRLAVLALFALALLLPSTVAAATEPKKVVIIRYPIEPNHFTPLVEAYQETMAQRGYRSGREVIYIDILTTTAEQNSIPEVIAAVEQYREQADLFITSGWVSMAARNILQHSEVPQLFVPVLDSVALHMLPSLHEPPNTNLSGLYLMYPPEKILRLARLLMPELTDYAFVYDSRIPADKSFFQAYRQLPAEARYGINIHYLDLAQGLEPVMNTLQQGTIGAYGGIVGYLPHRRRLAASELPVITAFTPDIEVEDISDFTAIDNTLAGLFNPFSYTGRQAAEISADLFDGQTDITAVIPRPARQMAFIDFRNAEKLAISIPFAALEAVDMVVR